Proteins from a genomic interval of Acidobacteriota bacterium:
- a CDS encoding ImmA/IrrE family metallo-endopeptidase, producing the protein MNLSRSSLYASALREELQIKGCVDLAAVAEEFRLSIRELPLAGCDGALLRSSIDSRGIIAVNSSIREFGRKRFTVAHEIGHRVLHGASAACSPSDVGNWSADAKQIEKAADEFAAELLLPSKEIGAVINSRSPSLQNIQSVAQEYQASLSASARRFCDLVGTPCAVIWSTNEVIQWSRKSDSFRFFLQRGVKVPPASYAMAAYKGKEVPDDPEPVAANEWIESGRLLDGAEVWEQSLGLRSYDSVITLLWLKREIAREEGHEDSLLEELDPEEFTLRRRHWPGKR; encoded by the coding sequence ATGAATCTATCCCGAAGTTCCCTTTATGCAAGTGCTCTGCGCGAGGAACTACAGATAAAAGGCTGTGTCGACCTCGCGGCAGTCGCTGAAGAATTCCGCCTCTCTATTCGAGAACTCCCCCTGGCGGGATGTGACGGGGCGCTGCTGAGGTCATCGATCGACTCTAGGGGCATTATCGCGGTGAACAGCTCAATCCGCGAATTCGGAAGGAAGCGTTTTACCGTTGCACACGAGATCGGGCATCGGGTTCTTCATGGTGCCTCCGCTGCTTGCAGCCCTTCGGATGTCGGGAACTGGTCCGCGGACGCAAAGCAGATCGAAAAGGCGGCCGATGAATTCGCAGCTGAACTTCTGCTTCCCTCTAAAGAAATCGGGGCTGTGATAAACAGTCGGAGCCCCTCCCTCCAAAACATACAAAGCGTCGCGCAAGAGTATCAGGCGTCTCTTTCAGCTTCAGCGCGGCGATTCTGCGACCTGGTGGGCACTCCGTGCGCCGTGATCTGGAGTACGAACGAAGTAATTCAGTGGTCACGCAAATCGGACAGTTTTCGGTTTTTCCTTCAACGTGGTGTTAAAGTGCCGCCGGCGAGCTACGCCATGGCGGCGTACAAAGGGAAGGAAGTACCGGACGATCCCGAGCCAGTTGCCGCCAACGAATGGATAGAGAGCGGACGCTTGCTAGACGGCGCTGAGGTCTGGGAACAGTCGCTCGGCCTGCGTTCGTACGACAGCGTTATTACATTGCTTTGGCTCAAACGCGAGATTGCCAGGGA